CCAAGCTCATGGAATTGATGAAGCAACATCATGGGAAAAATTCAAAAAGGTAATGATATAGGAATATTACCCTAGCACCAAGATTCAGAAGATAGAGACAGAATTCTGGGAGTTAAAGGTCTCAGGAACTGAACTTGCTAGTTACAACCAGAGATTCTTGGAGTTGGCCTTAATGTGCCCTGCAATGGTTACTCCTACGTACAAACGGATGGAGTGGTATGTATGGGTACTTCCTAAgtacattcaaggaaatgtcacttcttcaaaACCAGGGACTATTTAGAAAGCAATGCGCATAGAGCAGACCTTGATGGATCAGGTCACCCGTCGAGAGCCAGCGAAGGTACAGTCAGGGATTGGAGCAAGTGATGGGAAGAGCAAATGAGATGGAAACAAGAGTAGAGGTACTGAATAGAACCCAGCGAAGAGGCATGAGAACTTTAGGGGAAACAATGAAGGGAGGAGCATTAACCCAAACTACAAAGGTAACCTtcctcagtgcaagagatgctataagcatcatactaggTATTTTAATATGGTGTGCGAGAAGTGTAAGAAGAGGGGTCACATTGGTAAAGATTGTAGGACCAACACACCAGTTGTGAGAGCAAACCCGAATGCACCAAAGAATTGTTTTGAGTGTGGCCTacagggtcattttaggaatgattgtcctaacaagaagaaggatgtacGGCCAGTGCGTGGAAGGGTCTTTAACATGAATGTTAGAAATACCTGCGAGGATCCTTACTTGGTCACATGTACGTTCACTGTTAATAagctattagcttctgtcttatttgatactggtgccgataggagttatatgtgtagaaatttttgctctaagttagattggtcattagttcctttagatGAGAAGTACTTGGTTGAGGTGGCTAATGGTAAATTTGAGAGGGTAGATCAAATTTGTCGCGGAAGTATAATACACTTAGCTAGTGTGGATTTTAAAATTGATTTgctacccattaagttggggagctttgaggtgatagttggcatggactggctgtctAAGGTAAAAGAGGAATttgtttgtggagagaagattcttcaTATACCTCGCGAGGATGGTGTGCCATTGTTAGTTTACGGAGACAgacgtagcccgaagctgaacctcgtTAGCTATTTGAAGGCTCAGAAGTTCATGCGGAAAGGGCATTATGCTATTTTggcgcatgtgaagaagttggaaACTGACGAGAAAAGCGTCAAGGATGTGCTGATTGTAAACGAATTCTCCGAAGTTTTTCCAGAAGAATTTTCAGGATTACCCCCACCACGATCGGTGGAGTTTTAGATTGATTTAGTCtcgggagctgcacctgtagctggcGCGCCTTAACGACTTGCACCGACCGAAATGagagagttgcagagccaactacaagaattaGTATAacgtggatttattcaaccaagttcttcaccttggggagctcccattttgttcttgaagaagaaggacggatctttctggATTTGTATCCACTACAGTGGGTTGAACAAGTTTTACGATCAAAAACTGATATCCTCTTCCAAGGATTGACGACCTattcgatcagctacaaggatcaagcgtttactcgaagattgatttacggtcAGGTTATCACCAGTCGAGGGTGAAGGATAACGATATCTCTAAGACCGCATTCCGAACTATctatggccattatgagtttctcatgattccatttggtttgacgaatgcacctgccatattcatggatcttatTAACCGTGTATGTAGCCcctatctcgacaagtttgtcattgtctttattaatgatatattgatttactcgaagatcgAAGAAGAGCACGTGCAACACCTCAGATTGGTGTTAGAATTGCTAAGAAAGGAAGAACTTTAtcccaaattctctaagtgtgatttttggttgaaggaagtgaaATTCCTAGGCCATGTGATTAGTAGTAATGGAATTCATGTAAGCCccaccaagatcgaagccattagtaaatgggagacaccGAAAACCCCAACCCAGATCCGAAAATTTCTAGGACTTGCAGGCTATTACAGACGATTCATTCaggatttttccagaatagctcgaCCCCTCACTGTACTGATGCATAAGGGTAAGAATTATGCGTGGTTACAGAGCAAGAGTCTGCGTTTCAGGAACTGAAGCAGAAGCTGACCACTGCACCGATCTTATCGCTATCGGAGGGAAACATAGATttcgtgatttattatgacgcttcGCGATAAGGCTTTGGTTGTGTGCTGATGCAATGCACTAAAGTTATCATCTACGCCTCATGACAGCTGAAGACTCATGAGTAAAACTACACAACACACGATTAGCTCGGACCTgtggtttttgcacttaagatgtgGAGGCATTATCTATATGGGACCAAGAGcacagtgtacaccgaccacaagagcctctggaatatcttcgatcagaagcaattaaacatgagacaacgtCGTTGGGTTAAGATGCTAAACGACTATGACTGTGATATACGCTATCACctcgggaaggcgaatgtggtagctgatacCCTTTATCGAAAGGAGAGAACTCCACCTCTTAGAGTTCGGGCATTAAATCAGGCTATTCGCATGAACCTCACCAAACAGATCTGGGAGGCTCAATTAGAAGCCCTGAAGGAAGAGAATATTCCGAACGAGATTCTTAGAGGACTACAGAAACAATTTGAAGTTAGGGAAAACGGAACCCGACATTTttctggaagaatttgggtgccacgATTTGGCAATCTCGATGAATCACACAagacgagatattcgattcacccaggaaCGGGAAAGATGTTCCATGACCTCAAGGAAagttactggtggcctaacatgaaagctaaTATTGCTACATATGTTGGAAAGTgcttgacttgttccaaagtcaaggcCGAGCATCAGAAACCACCAGGATTGCTGCAACAATCGatgattcccgagtggaagtgggagtgcATTACCATGCATTTTATCACGAAATTGTCAAAGACCATGGGCgtttatgatacgatttgggttatcgttgaccgtctcacgaaatccgcacactttctaccaatgaaggaaaccgacaagctAAAGAAGTTATCTCGACTATTTTTGAAGGAGATTGTATCGAGACATGGAGTTCCCGTATCCAGCATCTCAGATCGGAATAGTCGTTTCACATCTAGATTGTGGCAATTGTTGCAAGAGGCACTGGGACTCGACTGGATATGAGCACTGCCTATCACCCGCAGGCGGATGGTCAGAGTGAGAGGATCATTCAGACTCTAGAAGACATGCTTCGTGCATGTGTGATTGACTTTAGAAATggctgggataaatatctacctctcacagaattttcctacaacaacagttttcATTCGAGCATCGATGCTGCACCATTTGAGGTACTTTATGGAAAGAgctgggagatagacagattactagTCCAGAAATCATTCacaaaactaccgagaaaattgttCAAATCAAAGACAGATTGAAAACAGccagaagtcgtcaaaagagttacgccgatattagaaggaaaccattagagtttgcATTTGGTGATAAGGTAATGCTGGAGGTATCACCTTAGAAAGGCTTAATACGATTTGGTAAGAGAGGGAAGTTAAACCCGAGATATGTGGGTCCATTCGAGATAATAGAACGAATTAGACCGGTGGAATATCTGTTGAATCTGCCACAACATCTTAACGGAGTACACGACACCtttcacgtgtcgaatttgaagaagtgtttagctAAAGAAGAGCTCACCATCCCTCTGGAGGAGATTCAAGTCGATGACAAGCTACAATGTATCGAAGAACCACTATAGGTTATGGATCGCGAGGTCAAACATTTGAAGGAAACAACATTCCAATAGTTAAGATTTGCTGGAAAGCTcatagaggaccagagttcacgtggggaagattggatcagatgaagcagaaataccctcaCCATTTCACAACGCCACCATCGGCATTAGGCTAAAATCTCAAGACGAgattttctttaaggggtaggtaatgtaacgacccaacttttttgaCTTGCATTCTTATATGTGTTCATAGATATCTACTTGTTTATATACTTTTGTCATCTTGACGACTTTCTAAAGTCATGATTTATTTAGAAATTATTCGCTATATCTCATAAACGCGTATTCTCATGAATAGCCTACTTTAATTTATTTTTGAAGAAATTCGACCGTTAGCGTCAGTAGCCAGAAGGACTTAAATCTTAAAATGACTTACATCTTTCTTTAATTataaatgaaatattattatttttatttataaataataattatctaattaattattatttaacagAATTTAATTATTTACTTGTGTACACTAGCTCACTATTTGACTTAGCATTTTATTTGAACTAGAAGTATTATTTATTTTATGGCCCAACCTAATTAAATTAGTAGACTAGATGGAATATGACTAACCCACTAAAATTAAGCTTTTTTAGCATAAAGCAACTAACCAACCAAAAAGCAAATGTTGTCACTACATTAGTACTAGATTCCCAACATTCTTGTCCATTCAACAACACCAAATCCACCCATATATCCTCTCAAAACCCACGGCCACCTCcaccatcatcattatcttcatcatttttcaaGTGTTGAATTTTTCTTTAAGGAAGTTTTAGCTATAGTTTTAATCATTTTCAATTGCTTGTAAAGCTGGTAAGTTTTCTTGCTTTTTCATGTTTATCTTCACTTTATTTCATGCTTTTTGatttcatattcatcatcatctaagatctaagctttatagcttatggtctcttgaatctttgttagatctaagctttttagcttatggtctcttgaatctttgttagatctaagctttttagtgtTAGACATATTATTTGTGCCTAGTTCTTTAGCCCATGTATTATGTTTGTTGGGCTTAGTTCACTTGTCATTGCTAGGGTTTTTGGCTATATAAAGCCTCTATTATGTACTGCACAATTCAAGTAATAATATCATCTCCATTATACAATTCAACATGGTATCAGATGCGTTATTAACATAACTAGAAAAAACAACCCATTGACCTCGAACGCGTAATACACATGCTACTCTTCACCTTCCTGCTGCATGATCAACCAAAAAAAAATTCTTTCTGCCATCCACGATAGTGATTCCACCACGTGATTCCAACGTCGATCGCCACGTGCCGCTACCTAAAAATTCCTGTTTAGCCGGAAAGTTATGTATTTCCGGGGGTTGATATATCACCAACACCTCCAACGATCTTCTGAAGGAATTCCGACCACTTTGGTTACCGCCGCCACCGCCGTTGTCACCGGCACCGACGTTGTAACTGGTGATTCTCACTTCATCCTCCATAGATATGATAcacactatacaatatctatactGATTTTGATTTCAGATACAGAGTAATACTGATTTTGATTTCACATACGGAGTAATATTGTTTTTGATATATAAAATATCTATATTTGTTTCTGAAATTCTtgtgagaaaaaaaaaagaaaaaaagaacagAGCTGCACGATTAATTGAGTTGGAAAGGGGATGACTTTTGAAACAAGTGGCCCACTTTAGATATAATGGATGGTTAcaccttttttattaaaaatggatCTGATCTAGTTTTTTTTCAATGCCCTTTTGCCTAAATATTGGGCACTAATAAACTAttgatttaaaaataataataataaactgttCAACACCCAAAATTAGCTTCTGCAAATAATTCAAGCTCAACAGCAGGTTCAACAGCAAGTTCAACAGCAGGCCCAAAAGCAAGCCCAATGCTTTATCACTGCTCAGCCCCATTATGGTGGCACCGGGTGGCACATGGACGCGGGTGCGTCTTCACATCTTAACTCCTGTATTAATAACCTTAGTACTACTTTTAAGAATTTCAAATATTCATCAGTAGCCATTGGTAACGGGAACACCATTCCCGTCACTAATACTGGCCATAGCTTGTTAGCTAATGTCCACCGACCATTACATTTAAATAATGTACTTGTAACCTCTAATATAGTTAAAAACCTCATATATGTTCATCAAGTTACTCGTGATAATCTAGTTTCTgttgaatttgatccttttggttttttCTGTGAACGATTATTTGACGCATCGTCTGCTTctccgatgtgatagcaccggGGATCTCTACCCACTTACATCACCCACCTCTCACTCTTCTCAGCAGGTTCTTCTCACCAGTCCGGCTACATGGCATCAGCGTCTCGGACATCCCGGACAAGATGTTTTCCGGAGACTCCTTTAtaataaagatattatttgtaataaatcGTCGTCCCCTGTTCTTTTCCATATATGTCAACTTGGAAAACACGTGCGAATCTCTTTTTATGTTTCTAGTTCTAATGTTCATGCTACTTTCGATATTATACATTCAGATTTATGGACATCTCCCGTTTCTAGTATTAgtggtttaaaatattatattatcttTCTTGATCATTTTTTGTATTATGTATGGGTTTTTCCATTACGCAATAAATCTGACACACTTGCCACATTCATACAAATTCTTACATTTGTTCGCACTCAATTTAATAAAGAAATCAAAGCTTTTCAATGTGATAATTACAGTGAATTCGATTACACTTCTTTTCATCAACTTCTTCAAACTAATTGTATTCAATTCCAATTCTCCTGCCCTCACACCTCTCAGCAAAACGAAAAGTCCGAACGCATGCTCTGCACCATTAACAATCTAATACACACCCTACTCTTTCAAGCCCAATTCTCCTGCCCTCACACCTCTCCCGCCTACCTACTGGGTGGAAGCTCTCAACATGGCAGCCTACTTTCTTAACATTCTTCCCTCCTCCGCCATCAATCATGACATCCCACAATCCATTCTCTACAAACAAAAACCTAACTACGCCACTCTTCGAGTCTCCGGTTGCCACTGCTACCCTCACCTTCCCACCACACACAAACTTGATCCTCGGTCCACTCCATTTATTTTTCTTCGGTACCCCTCCAATCATCGGGGTTACTGCTATCTGGATCTTACCACCAACAAAATAATCCTCTCTCGACATGTCATCTTTGGTGAGACTTGCTTCCCATTCGATTCCATGACACCCACTCAACCATCATCATATGACTTTCTAGATCCTCTTCCAAATCTCTTTTCCCGAACATTTAATCTACCATAGGAGACACATCCTCCTCCATCTGAGGCTACCGACACCACATCTCTACCTCAGCTTATTCCGGAGCCACAtcctcctcctactgaggctactgACCCCGCACCTCCACCCCCTTCTATTCATGAGCCACgacctcctcctactgaggctacatcTTCATCTACTTCTCTCTCCACTCACCCCGATGATCACCCGCACCCGAATTGGCACCACCAAGCCAGTTCAACATCTCAACCTTCATAAAACCGCCATATCTCCCATTCCCCAAACTTACTTCGAAGCTCTTCACGATCGTAACTGGAAAAAAGCTATGActgatgaatataatgctttaattaaaaatAGTACTTGGAAACTTCTGCCTCgcccatcggacacgaacatagttcgctccatgtggctatATAAGCACAAGTATAATGCAGATGATGATTTGAGCAGGTACAAGGCTCGACTGTTGCGAACGGTCGAAGCCAGCAGGTTGGCATTGATAGCGATGAGACTTTTAACCGGGTTGTAAAATTGGCATCGATACGCACGGTTCTCAGTTTGGCGCTCTCCAGACACTGGCCTATTCATCACCTAGATGTCAAGAACGCCTTTCTCCATGAACAGCTCTCAGAGACTCTCTATATGCATCACCCACCAGGGTTTTGGGATTCCATATATCTGGATCATGTCTGCATATTGCAGAAATCCTTATATGGCCTTCAACAAGCCTCGTGCGTTTGGTTTCAGCGCTTTGCAGGTTATACTAAGGGGATCAGCTTTCACCAAAGCCGAtgtgtgtaacgacccaacccgtcgattaccggcccataaaaatttttcctttttaaatatacattaaataacactttaggtcccattacacaatttccaaaacgtatttgttatcaaagtaagttcaatgaacttaaaaacatacaataataattgaaactccttaatacaataatacgttagttaaatcataaccCGGTTATTACTCATGACCCATTTGAGTAAAGAGATATATGtcacatgacccgactagttacttttacacaaaaccaagcatggtgattgggactacgctacccaatcctaaatcgagtccaaaagcaagatcttctaaagcaacctagacaagatctctaatccccacgcttacccgagccgccatcacgcgaatctataaaaatatcaacaacgagagggtaacctAATACTTAGTAAATGTAAAGataatatacacatacatatgtataaaatgactacgcatcaccaagcacaaaAGTAAACACATACCACCTCCGCATGGTAATCAAGCTACAAAAgggcacatacacaaagtagctacacgctacgtaatcaccaagctaacaccacaagattagctacaacacaacaataagtatatacgcatatacaataagTATAATCAACAAtatcaataaggttaaccccttaacctaaaccacttgaagattggccgaacttcacgtgccttagtgaatccgaccttcacgcgactcactaccattaaacaacttgactattaaggatggccgaacttcacgcgcctttatgaatccgaacatcacgcgactcataccttagtcaaacatcacaatTGGGTTGGCTGAACTTCACGCTCCTTAGTGAATCTGAACATCACGCGATTCACTATCCTAATCATCTCCACGACAAATGCTAGCAAAACCCATCGCCAAAGGGTTTATCCAATACGCTAGCTAATCACAACATCAAGGGTAGTAATCCAAAACACATAagtgtatcacatggacccgaagcacaagaggagtccattctccCACACAAACATAGAGTAATCCCGAGCAAGGGCCaatctacacacacgcacccattttacacatacatatgcgtatagtaaatttacacttaCCTTAAATGCCTCGATGAAGTTTAATCCAATCCCGCAACtcaccaatggaacgtacctattccatttatcgcaTAATCATCAACACAagctcatttggactctcgacccgcccaaatgaacaacaagtgcaaatcacacagttttgcacttttaacgctacatgAAGGTttgaaactaacgagactagttcccgttctcgaaatacccaaagACACTACATTTAGCCATTAAACACACGCTAGTCCGCATATTCtagcaaaacccattttgacccttaacaaagtcaaattctcacatttacaagttttgacttcAAAACGCCACCAACACAAGTTTATACTTTTACTTCACTTAATTAAGTTTATAAACTCAACTAATTTGACAATCGGGCcacaatcatcatcaaaccctaattttgactcttttcaaaattagtcaagcATATGAACACAAATGGCTTCCAATACCTCAATAATCATTAATACTAGTGGTTACTGACTCTTTTCAAGTCTTACATGTTTAAACttgctcaccaaacccaaaacccacctCCATCACTTCTAAACCCGAATCTTCGTTttaatcttccattaacaactaatggggtttcatttatgaactcacaatcaaaacccctaaatatgaacaagaatcttaagaacaaaattcggatttagaacttaccactagtatcaatatgtagctaagaatgaggagaataacgtttcttcttgctccaaagatcgaatcacgaatcttcACACCCGATTTACACTTTGAATCTAGGaaggttttatgttttgggagagaaattagaaagaaaaaagaaaagaaaagattaaaatgagatgagtggatgagATTTGAGCCTATAATCTGATCCACACGCGAAATGACCAAAGTGCCCCCAACGAACCCTTAAAATTACAAAGTTTCGGACCCAAAACTGCAGCATCACCGCGCCGCGACTAACTACGTGGTCTGGTGGTCGTGTTTGCATGCTGCCTGATCTTGATTCCCttgaaatgtcgcgccgcgatCAGCTGCTCTGTGCCGCGACCTTGAGCATGATTTGGCCCATTTTCATGCATTTGACCATGGTAACGAGTTCACGCTTCGCATGCCTCATAAATCTAATGTACATGCACGTTAAAATACTAAAACACTTCTTCTTTTAACTCTCGTACACCACATtcatatatacaacatatatatacttgtttcaCCTCATATATATTCCATACATATACACCTACACACTTATATACTCCATTCTAACACCCAAACACTTCTATTACGCGTCACAACTCGAATATTATCTCGTTAAGCCCATCGTacgccctttatatatatatatatccgttatACGTCGTATGTGCTTTACAAAGATGCTTCGTACGATTAAACGGGTCTTACACTGTGATACTTCTCTTTTTATTTATCGACAGGGACACGATACTGCATATCttctcttatatgttgatgacattgtcttGATAGTGTCTTCCACAGGTTTACTGCAGTAGATTATCTCTTCCTTACATAAGGAATTTGCTATGACTGATTTGTGCCCCTTAAACTACTTTCTTGGGATTCACGCCACTTATACTGCATCTGGCATATTCCTCTCACAGAAATAGTATGCCACCGATATTATTGTGTGTGCTGGTATTCCCACATGTAATCCCTGCAGGACCCCGGTTGAGCTGGGTGACAAACTTACTAGTCACGACCCTCCTGTTAAGGACTCAACTCAATATCGGAGCCTTTCCAGCGCATTACTGTATCTCACATTCACTCGACTAGATATTTCATATGCCGTTCAGCAGATCTGTCTCTTCACGCATGACCCTCATGAGCAACACATGCACGCCCTCCAACGGATTATTCGCTATATTCAGGGAACTACTGAACTTGGTCTTCAATTATAAGCATCTTCTCCCAACACATTGGTTGCTTACTCTGACGCTGATTGGGCAGGTTGCCCAACTACTAGACGATCTACCTCAGGCTACTATTTTTTTTCTCTGTAACAACCTTCTATCATGGTCTTCTAAGCGGAAACTCTCGCCCTCTCGCTCCAGTACAGAAGCAGAGTATCGTGGGGTTGCCAATGCAGTCGCCGAGACTTACTAGATTCATAACCTTCTGCGCGAGCTTCACTGTCAGCTCTGTTTACCTCTCTAATAATCCATTTTGTTCATGATATAGTTGCTCAGGGACAGGTTCGGGTCCTACATGTTCCGTCCAGATATCAGTTTGCAGACATATTCACCAAAGGTCTCCCGTTTGCTTTGTTTGACGAGTTTCGCTCTAGCTTGAGCGTTCGGCATACTCCCCCTCCAACTGTGTGAGGATGTTAGACATATTATTTATGCATAGTTCTTTAGCCCATGTATTATGTTTGTTGGGCTTAGCCCACTTGTCATTGCTAGGGTTTTTGGCTAAAGCCTCTCTTATGTATTGCACAATTCATGTAATAAGATCATCTCCATTATACAATTCAACATTTAGCTAATGGTCTCTTAAAACAGGAAGATCTAAGCTTCTAGATTAAAGATCCAtgaaaaacttttttttttgtaaATGGAAGAAAGATGCAATCTTTAGCACTTTCGTTGCAAAAGGTTATAGCTTTCATCTACAtgtaacctttttatgatttttatggtgataaaaatcaagtctttaaCACTTACATGTGCTAAAGATGCATAAATATTATATATCAAAGTTAAATATTGAGACTTTATCAATTCTATGTGATGAAATAGTAAACTTGAGTCTTTATCATCAAAATGTAATAAAGAAGTAAACTTGAACATAAAGCTCgagtctttatcatctaaatatgATAAAGAAGCAAAGTTGAACATAAAGCTTGAGCCTTTATTATCTAAATATTATAAAGGTGCAACCTTTGCAAACTTAGAAGCTAGAAACGCTAAAAAGGTTGTAGCTTTCCTAATCCTATATAGTATAGATGCAATCTTTGTGAACGTAGAAGCTTTGATTACTAAAAAGGTTAAAGATTTACTACTTTCATCTAATAAAGATGCAACATTTTTCAACATAAGAGCTTTAGACACCAAAAATGGTGAAACTATATTGCTAACATGCAATAAAAGTGCACCTTACTTGAGTCAGAAAGTGTCTAAACTATCATAGCAACTCGATCAGCTAATATCTGATCCAACTAGCATACCCGGGGGTCTAAGAGTTTAAGATTTGGATTCCTTAGGTTGTGTAGATGATTTTTCATATAGGCCTCATCGCAATCCGTCGTACGTTTTGTGAAATACCCCTCTGACAAATCAATATGTTTTTCTTATGACGTACTGAAAAATTCTGACCCGCTCACGGTTTGACCAACGCCATGATCTAACAACAATAAGTTGGGGTCTGATTTTCGGACATCAACAAGAGGACTCACAACAGAGCCTTTGTCACTGATCACGCGGACACAACAGCTGTTCGAAGTTGAGTATTAAAAACTGACCTCTTTTTGAAATAAAAAACTTAGTTTTCTTtagagtatgatgatgatgatgtatatatgACTTGAACAAATTAGAAACTCATTAGATAAGATTTTTGACTATATGACTATAACTTAGGTTGAGGATACATTGGATCGGATACcttacttacttgttgttacttGTTATCGTGGTTGTGCACTCAAGGTGACATAATGCTCCCTCTTTAAACTTTCTAAattatt
This window of the Rutidosis leptorrhynchoides isolate AG116_Rl617_1_P2 chromosome 7, CSIRO_AGI_Rlap_v1, whole genome shotgun sequence genome carries:
- the LOC139860013 gene encoding uncharacterized protein translates to MTDEYNALIKNSTWKLLPRPSDTNIVRSMWLYKHKYNADDDLSRNPYMAFNKPRAFGFSALQVILRGSAFTKADGHDTAYLLLYVDDIVLIVSSTGLLQTPVELGDKLTSHDPPVKDSTQYRSLSSALLELLNLVFNYKHLLPTHWLLTLTLIGQVAQLLDDLPQATIFFLCNNLLSWSSKRKLSPSRSSTEAEYRGVANAVAETY